The genome window GATGAGGAAATGAGCTGTCATATCTGTTTGCATTTATTTAAAAACTTTAAATTAGAATAACAGTCCAGTAACTTAACGAGGGAATAACCAGGCTTGCCAACTGTTCGCCCTAACTGCTGCATCAGAGCTACCAACCTGTGTGATGACCATAATActagctttttttgtttgtttgtttttttaacggCGCAACTAAGGTTTCATATGCAACGAACCTGTCTCTCCGGTAGGTTGTTTGAGCTAGTTTATTTTTGACCCAGGAATGGTAACCACGTCAGTTTTACAGATCGTAATGTGGGAGCTACCACGCCTGTGATACATGTACCATAATATCAGCGTCAAGTTGGTCAGTGCTTACGTGGTAGCCCTGTCGAGACTGCCATGGATAATAACAGTGTTTTCGTCTCTCGTGATGAATGACGACCTTCTCGTTGTACATCGATAACACTATCACTCGGATTACACGGAAGGGAGCATTCGGGGCCGAGGCTGCCACTGGGCGCTCGCTCCTTTCCGAAGGATGtctagctggagagagagagagggagagagggggggagggggtaagagggagagagaaagagagagggagatagggggggagagggggtaagagggagagagagagagagagagagagaggaagggagagagagagaaagagagagagagagagagagagagagagagagacagagagagagagaagaagatgaataaataaataaagctgcACCGATAAATAATGatgtatcaaataataataatgattctgaatacgtgataaatgaatgaataatacctgaataataataaaactagattAATAATTGTGTTTTGGAAACATTTATGACggatttctgtctttctctttgcctgtcttCTTCCTATTCTATATACATTCACCTAtgttctttcctttcctatctttattatcctcttttcctctctcccttccccctgcaccTTAACTACCTTCgatttcactctctcactttctttctcaatcattatctctgtatatctatttgtctatctgtctagctctgTCAaccaatgtatataaatatatccctccttctcctccctccctccctccctccctccctccctgccccctccctccctccctacctcccactctcccttcccctcctcctcctcctcctactcctcctcctcctcctcctcctcctcctcccttcccctccccccttcccctcctcccctcctcccttcccctccccgctctcccccctcctcctcctcctcctcctcctcgccagctTCCCTCATCGCCGTGACTCCGTCCTCCTTCCGACAGATTCAAATTAGGGCGCGAAGTAAACCGCCTCATTCTGGCGAGTAAAAGACTGGGTCTTTCGGCCTCCAGAAGACGCCAGATTCTTTCtccttctggggggggggggattagtcacttgatatttttcttcttcttcttcttcctcctcctcctcctcctcctcctcctcctcctcctcctcctcttcctcttcttcctcctcttcttatttatttattactatttttttttttttttttttttttttgagggagagaggggggataattcttcgtttattattgatttttacttcgttttttttttagaggaggataaaaaggaaaattattcgcatattatctatttttgtcgTCGATTATAttaaaatttgtttgtttttgtcttcctttttaagaaggaaaaggaaacgtgagttttttcctttattatgagTTTTTGGCTccttttattgggggggggggagagaaggggaattttttttttttttcgtgtttttctggATTTCTGGTTttcgagaaagaaaataatgaacgaACTCCTTTTAGATTTGGTTTCATGGTACGAgccaatataaataattttaagaTTCAGATTAAAATGATTGCTTAAATTCACATTATTCTATATTTCTGACACTTTTCATATTACTTGTTATTCTGAAattgtaatgatatgataatcatcataatcattttcataatcttttaacgccccccccccccccccgctaacaTCATTATTCCGTCATTTAATTCATCAGTTGTTTtattatctgtatctttatcatattcattttcattactattcgcCATTTCCTTtgatgttagttttattattcctGTAAACGCTGATATTATTTCCTTTGTCAATGTCAGTCGcaatttatctatatgaatactgttgctgatgataatgatgataatgatatatataatgataatgacagtgaaaatgaATTCAGagctataaaataaaatacaaattaatattttttataaagaatgtgttagtaatgacaattatgatgatatgaaaatgtataataaaacgtaggtaataatgatgaaatcaatgataatgagaatgagaaatacagaaaatataattaattaggtaattagaatgaggaggaggaagaagatgacagtaatagtgataatgatcatgcaaATAATGcttaataactttaataaaaggaatgaccagtaatgattattgtaatatattgtgattatcgttattaatattatcgagaaaactggtaataatgatataattgaacGCATAATCAGTgccattttattctctctccctcaggccCCGCCAAGGTCCTGGCACTGGGAGACGAGGGCGCTGCAGCCCACGCCCACATCAGCCTCACGCCCATCTCGAACACCCGTCTCCCTCCCACGGACCATGAACATTTCACCGCGACGCACATGTCTACGCCCACTCTCGCCCATGAAGCATTCACGCCTCCCGGTCGTACGTCAGGAGGCTCTCCCGCCGCAGGGCCACCCGCGCCCACGCCCATGCCACCACCCCTCCTCGCCCCAGGGCCTCCTCCCGCCCACGCCCCGCAGCTGTGCCCAGGAGGTGACTTATCGTGGGCGTGGTGCTTCGGTGATGATACAGACCCCGACACCAAGATGGATTcgcgaaggagggagatggagacgcATGGAGACCTCCtcgtgatgaaggagggaggagataagatGATGGCGAGAATAATaaagacggaagggagggagagcggccgaggcagagacggaagagggagacaagaaaggCTAATAACCGGTGGGAACGGAATCGGCGAGGACCGGAGGGAGAACGAGGACGGCGGAGGAAAAACCTACGCAAGCTGGGAGGAACTGAAGGAGCGAGAGAGTATGGAGAAGACGAGGGCGAAGAAAGCTCCTCCTGAGACCGAGGCTGACaacaccgcctcctccacctcctcctcctcctcctcctccacctcctcctccacctccacctcctcctccaacacccacGGCCCtgacacctcctcctccaacacctcgtCGGCCACTGTTCACCACGTTTACCATAAACCCGGGTTATATAACTTCAGCGCCCAGGTCCTGTGCGACGGCCGACCGCTCTCGAGGAAACACGTCGCCGGAGCCTTCCTGGTGGCGGTGCCGGTCCGGGGCGTGCAAATCAGGTCAGAACGCGCCCTTGGCTCGCTGTTCCTCCGCCCTTCCGGTGGGCGCTTCGCTCCTTCGCGGGGCGGGCGCTCTCCtgcctctttctgttctcttttgtGTAGTAGGGTT of Penaeus chinensis breed Huanghai No. 1 chromosome 37, ASM1920278v2, whole genome shotgun sequence contains these proteins:
- the LOC125045382 gene encoding uncharacterized protein LOC125045382, translated to MTRVLRRRFARWRVDLPEQNRRHIRSKDIVEPPESICIRKCNRQYNSLVDFECHFILSPSGPAKVLALGDEGAAAHAHISLTPISNTRLPPTDHEHFTATHMSTPTLAHEAFTPPGRTSGGSPAAGPPAPTPMPPPLLAPGPPPAHAPQLCPGGDLSWAWCFGDDTDPDTKMDSRRREMETHGDLLVMKEGGDKMMARIIKTEGRESGRGRDGRGRQERLITGGNGIGEDRRENEDGGGKTYASWEELKERESMEKTRAKKAPPETEADNTASSTSSSSSSSTSSSTSTSSSNTHGPDTSSSNTSSATVHHVYHKPGLYNFSAQVLCDGRPLSRKHVAGAFLVAVPVRGVQISVAERDAVLPLLPRRLREDQTRNVSINISVAEGSHLDPLALELEEGVELFSKPDVDAQNGGWVAQFLCTWRRPGRYRPRVRVSNALGSETVSLHTSILVQSIPQTLVAFHQYSNNGNDEYGLHPF